From a single Micromonas commoda chromosome 5, complete sequence genomic region:
- a CDS encoding predicted protein, protein MNGRWARPALAALAFLALFAGTALADSTEPLFHSGYPTTSSVTGSQFDLEVKLNEGGTVYYYVVRSATAATPTASQVEALYNSYVVDGASYTVHKNGTIAVTADTAASVTLTGYDDNEALSVFLVAKDSNGNLQTLTTELDLVMGDDNPPTYASGYPYADSIDADSFHFSVVLNEAGTVHFAVLPKGTTAPTTVAEITGCTVTGAVACSPGGGVYVPARPYYLSSSLYHVSFNLRSVADLSTCTSAWNNNAASTTNTSLPQACPKLAAAGATEYDVWYIAEDDNAQAGYGRSNNVQPASDISSQKLEVTTADVAPPTPASGFPKAKNVAATSAQLSMNMDEPGKAWYLIVPNASAAPTAAQVVDQVSVYGGVTVVKKGSWTVPTADTDADVSLTGLDDETAYSAYVVVQDEGDADTATNKYASNSPVAETSATRVQFTTLDGSPPVFEGGPALPAVSDVDSTSFSLDVQLDEVGKAYYLVVKRTTDSEPTPPTPAQVLAGSFSGTVACGHVDVSAGKTTASKIIADTANKLTVSACQDPGDSSQLALPGEGTGGSTTGSCSSCPTILPDQRYWVYVVGQDDDLNNMTSTRTIVVRTTDETPPTFKDHSSKTTPYLSGNEPSAGTPGKSNDGVTLSVTLALSEPGTAYFMVVEASKTAPTPAQIRYCGDASIGTAFGTRPPWNTYTPSDSTTNTAFVCGARNVPEKDTGYEMELSGIPSETSVKVYVAAEDFEKYRPSHPALKINPPVSNLQTAATAIGPVTTADIDPPTWQAVGGVQYPRVPYTEDTDITDDDAKISVALDEPGYVYYVVVPKDYTYNAQFTDGSARSTPTVAEVMAGTGPGGGGNVTAGTQDVAAGGTVVNITTASAALTNETAYDVYLVAEDKATVDGVDLRNKQTTVVKLTFATRDVTAPKFATGYPKVDTEPEKLEVTAKLDEAGHVYFVVIADGDTAPTVDEVIAGVDYGGVTVVKKCGQATVNVSSFDAPEPANEYKCEVSGLSQETDYDVYVVAVDNVDDDKDSGDAFPDANKQAAVTKLDATTKDATPPVWTASYPGIEDLTGDTFNLTLNLDEIGVAYYTVDAYDKTSPDVEDVRNGVDVYGGAVFAKGTANVSAANTKIEHVVTGTFVSETDYYVYVTAADDEPVPNKQTALQKIHIRTPDVTPPEFVGEWTSAGTIVDVDGTSFKLVVQLNEPGTVYYHVVPKGETPASASSARSLAVSGGSTSSFNPKACGSFAVASANTNVTHAVTTNTTSGCASSTDCKVCPKLTSETEYDVWIVAEDDGGHGIPLAATTDAKNLQAEVTLVKAKHPNTEYDNSGVNFSFATADVTAPSFTNSTPGYTHVSGEGFDLQLQINEAGKVWYALVNSTCATAPTAEKIRAGTDGCDSKTGVAAYGSVDLAKDTFTLFTIDSIGLESRQEDSYATYVYAEDDEPTGFTSATTPNRGAVQKYTTDPSTADILPPLFNELYANESESRTGFGALKTTFNISVEMDEPGQVYYVAFPAWHAEAAHASKNMPGKQAPTAAQVKAGKDHAGAAAEVSGTFAVTAGGVLTKSTTDDPLTDGIVYDVYVVAEDDAGDDTRAHKPGLAAVDNLQAAPTKVQVTTADGTAPLFSGNPCDSKKHEVCTSILHSEEYRHSKYPTMSDCAADKFTLTVAVDEPGSKVHYMAVADATDYSSANAAPVTDPTLEQIKAGVDYTDVRTSASVTKLAAGSITATLAGTEYDVDVTFTAPSTGYYSVFVATEGPNGNLGDGDVRRTARVQPTKLAPCFVSNLGGVSVTTETVRWTATDDSLVAKMHLTSPAVVSYVLLRKGSPAPSPTQILNGKDSAGNSPACYDYVNLAAPRNNVRCFFADNSKTDTAGSTDCTADGYGTTTDDTTACTIATFANLSNAVEYDFYAVATHVNGTVKSDETGPDSTTGTPIYYGEFTRVPVKSTGRTTDSVPPFFKSSFPKVKAIKGNEAVLEVRLNEPGTVYWVVDENTAADPTPAQVKAGTDSNDNATALIAKGSIAMPTVISKTPNYAPYNVTITGLKPKSMYNVHIIAEDDDSGDYGGNLQTAITTVAFTSASTDAHLGGLVARVVNGGDSANLGLVPPFKQSITYYAVFVNVTTSTVQLTPISNDTESIGKIKVNGTARASQSEFAVTVPHGKTIYEFEVTAGDGVTKKIYHLGITRAVDSTVTNSSLVLLQVKYDDDTIVNSTQMGGRTWPKCVKGCDSNAPARCSSANPQCVMDSRLTRYSVRIPNRVQSITVEAETAESGASVMMYTQGSTGVDYPGGLPGYTTGKSLSSHPKIDLSALSARGGSEFHLVVTAADGVTKTTYVVAIERYGPGVYTGWKPVVPTTAMRGDRYGELYGADDPLTTRVGVDPSVRDLNVIPAIDIVPPRWVSSYPRTYQGSASTELDLVVQLDEPGVVYYLILPDTARAPTAREVKEGTSLRGDAVKAGNVTSLRSLTQETTASVGGLTASTAYDVWFVAEDDAKDLQLAPKPNLQVSPVKVDFSTAS, encoded by the exons ATGAATGGAAGGTGGGCGAGGCCGGCGCtggccgcgctcgccttccTCGCTCTGTTCGCCggcacggcgctcgcgg ACTCCACCGAGCCGCTGTTTCACTCCGGCTATcccacgacgtcgagcgtGACGGGCTCCCAGTTCGACCTGGAGGTCAAG CTCAACGAGGGAGGAACGGTGTACTACTACGTGGTCAGAagcgccacggcggcgacaccgaCCGCGTCGCAGGTCGAGGCGCTGTACAACTCCTACGTCGTGGACGGGGCGAGCTACACAGTGCACAAGAACGGCACCATCGCAGTCACcgccgacaccgccgcgtcggtgacCTTGACCGGATACGACGATAACGAGGCGCTCAgcgtcttcctcgtcgccaaggaCTCCAACGGCAACCTCCAGACTTTGACCACGGAGCTCGACCTGGTGATGGGGGACGATAACCCACCGACGTACGCCTCTGGATACCCGTACGCGGATTCCATCGACGCGGATTCGTTTCACTTCTCCGTCGTCCTCAACGAAGCCGGCACGGTACACTTCGCGGTGCTTCCCAAGGGTaccacggcgccgacgacggtggcCGAGATTACCGGGTGTaccgtcaccggcgcggtggcgtgctcgccgggcggcggcgtttacGTCCCGGCCAGGCCTTACTACCTCTCCTCGTCTCTCTACCACGTCTCCTTTAACCTGCGGAGCGTGGCGGACCTGTCGACGTGCACCTCCGCGTGGAACAacaacgccgcgagcacgacgaaCACGTCCCTGCCGCAGGCGTGCCccaagctggcggcggccggcgcgaCCGAGTACGACGTCTGGTACATCGCCGAGGATGACAACGCGCAAGCCGGGTACGGCCGCTCAAACAACGTTCAACCCGCGTCGGACATTTCCTCGCAGAAGCTCGAGGTGaccaccgccgacgtcgccccacccacccccgcgtccggTTTCCCCAAGGCCaagaacgtcgcggcgacgtccgcgcagCTGTCGATGAACATGGACGAGCCCGGCAAGGCTTGGTACCTCATCGTCCccaacgcctccgcggcgccgacggcggcgcaaGTCGTCGACCAGGTGAGCGTCTacggcggcgtcaccgtcgtcaaGAAGGGGTCGTGGACCGTTCCCACCGCGGACACGGACGCTGACGTGTCCCTCAccgggctcgacgacgagactGCGTACAGCGCCTACGTCGTGGTGCaagacgagggcgacgccgacacGGCTACGAACAAGTACGCGTCGAATTCGCCGGTGGCTGAGACGTCCGCGACTCGCGTGCAGTTCACCACGCTCGACGGATCGCCGCCCGTCTTCGAGGGCGGCCCCGCGCTGCCGGCGGTGTCCGACGTGGACAGCACGTCGTTCTCGCTCGACGTGCAGCTCGACGAGGTGGGCAAGGCGTACTACCTGGTGGTGAAGAGGACGACGGATTCGgagcccacgccgccgacgccggcgcaggTTCTCGCCGGCTCCTTCTCGGGCACCGTGGCGTGCGGTCACGTGGACGTCTCCGCCGGGAAGACCACCGCCAGCAAGATCATCGCGGACACGGCGAATAAGCTGACGGTCAGCGCGTGCCAGGACCCGGGGGACTCgtcgcagctcgcgctccccggCGAGGGCACCGGCGGGTCCACCACCGGCAGCTGCTCGTCGTGCCCCACCATCCTCCCCGACCAGCGGTACTGGGTATACGTCGTCGGccaggacgacgacctcAACAACATgacgtccacgcgcacgATCGTGGTTCGGACCACCGAcgagacgccgccgacgtttAAGGACCACTCCTCCAAGACGACTCCGTATCTCAGCGGTAACGAGCCGAGCGCGGGAACCCCGGGGAAGAGCAACGACGGCGTCACCCTCTCCGTGACCCTCGCGCTCTCGGAACCCGGCACGGCGTACTTTATGGTTGTCGAAGCCTCGAaaaccgcgccgacgcccgcgcagATTCGCTATTGCGGAGACGCGAGCATCGGCACCGCGTTTGGCACCAGACCGCCGTGGAACACCTACACCCCGAGCGACTCCACCACCAACACGGCGTTCGTGTGCGGAGCCCGGAACGTCCCGGAGAAGGACACCGGATACGAGATGGAGCTCTCCGGAATTCCGTCGGAGACTTCCGTCAAGgtgtacgtcgccgcggaggattTCGAGAAGTACCGCCCGTCCCACCCGGCGCTCAAAATCAATCCCCCGGTCAGCAACCTGCaaaccgccgcgaccgccatCGGGCccgtcaccaccgcggaCATCGATCCGCCCACGTGGcaagccgtcggcggcgtccagtACCCCCGCGTTCCGTACACCGAGGATACCGACATCACGGATGACGACGCCAAAatctccgtcgcgctcgacgaacCGGGTTACGTCTACTACGTGGTGGTGCCCAAGGATTACACGTACAACGCGCAGTTCACGGACGgaagcgcgcggtcgacgcccaCGGTCGCGGAGGTGATGGCGGGGAccggtcccggcggcggcggcaacgtcaccgcgggaacccaggacgtcgccgcgggcggcaccGTGGTCAACATCacgacggcttcggcggctcTCACCAACGAGACGGCGTACGACGTGTACCTCGTGGCCGAGGACAAGGCGAcggtcgacggcgtggacctgCGGAACAAGCAGACGACGGTGGTCAAGCTGACGTttgcgacgcgcgacgtcaCGGCGCCAAAGTTCGCGACGGGGTATCCCAAGGTTGACACGGAGCCGGAAAAACTGGAGGTGACGGCGAAGCTCGACGAAGCGGGCCACGTGTATTTCGTCGtgatcgccgacggcgacaccgcgcccaccgtcgacgaggtcatcGCGGGAGTCGATTACGGCGGCGTCACGGTTGTCAAGAAGTGCGGGCAAGCGACTGTAAACGTCAGCtccttcgacgcgcccgaaCCCGCGAATGAATACAAGTGCGAGGTATCGGGTCTGTCCCAGGAGACCGACTACGACGTctacgtcgtcgccgtcgacaacgtggacgacgacaaggacagcggcgacgccttcccCGACGCCAACAAGCAGGCTGCGGTGACAaagctcgacgcgacgacgaaagACGCCACGCCTCCCGTCTGGACCGCCTCGTACCCCGGCATCGAGGACCTCACCGGAGACACCTTCAACCTGACCCTGAACCTCGACGAGATCGGCGTCGCCTACTACACCGTGGACGCCTACGATAAGACGAGtcccgacgtcgaggacgtcaggaacggcgtcgacgtctaCGGCGGGGCGGTGTTCGCCAAGGGGACGGCCAACGTCAGCGCCGCCAACACCAAGATTGAACACGTCGTGACCGGAACCTTCGTCTCCGAGACGGACTACTACGTctacgtcaccgccgcggacgacgagcccgtcCCGAACAAGCAGACGGCGCTCCAGAAGATTCACATCCGCACCCCCGACGTCACGCCCCCCGAGTTTGTCGGCGAGTGGACCAGCGCGGGGaccatcgtcgacgtcgacggcacgAGCTTCAAGCTGGTGGTTCAGCTCAACGAGCCGGGCACCGTGTACTACCACGTCGTTCCCAAGGGCGAGACacccgccagcgcctcgtcaGCGAGGTCTCTCGCCGTGTCTGGGGGATCCACGTCGTCGTTTAACCCCAAGGCGTGCggctccttcgccgtcgccagcgcaAACACCAACGTCACTCACGCCGTCACCACCAACACCACGTCCGGCTGCGCGTCATCCACCGACTGCAAGGTGTGCCCGAAGCTGACGAGCGAAACGGAATACGACGTGtggatcgtcgccgaggacgacggcgggcacGGGatccccctcgccgccaccaccgacGCCAAGAACCTCCAAGCCGAGGTGACTCTGGTCAAGGCTAAGCATCCAAACACGGAGTACGACAACTCCGGCGTCAACTTTTccttcgccaccgccgacgtcaccgcgccgtcgttcacGAACTCTACCCCGGGGTACACGCACGTCTCCGGCGAGGGCTTCGACCTGCAGCTGCAGATCAACGAGGCTGGTAAGGTTTGGTACGCGCTTGTCAACTCCACGTGCGCGACGGCTCCAACCGCCGAGAAGATCCGAGCGGGCACCGACGGATGCGACTCCAAgacgggcgtcgccgcctacggcagcgtcgacctcgccaaggACACGTTCACGCTGTTCACCATCGACTCCATCGGGCTGGAGAGCAGGCAGGAGGACTCGTACGCAACCTACGTCTacgccgaggacgatgagCCCACCGGGttcacctcggcgacgacgcccaaccgcggcgccgtgcaaAAGTACACGACCGATCCCTCCACCGCGGATATCCTCCCGCCGCTGTTCAACGAGCTCTACGCGAACGAATCCGAGTCCAGGACCGGGTTTGGCGCCCTGAAGACGACGTTCAACATCTCCGTCGAGATGGACGAGCCGGGTCAGGTGTACTACGTCGCGTTTCCCGCGTGGCACGCCGAAGCCGCGCACGCTTCGAAGAACATGCCCGGAAAAcaggcgcccaccgcggcgcaggtcAAGGCGGGTAAGGATCACGCgggggccgccgccgaggtgagcgggacgttcgcggtgaccgcgggTGGTGTGCTGACAAAGTCCACCACCGACGACCCGCTCACCGACGGCATCGTGTACGACGTGTACGTggtggcggaggacgacgcgggcgacgacacGCGAGCGCACAAGCCCggtctcgccgcggtggataACCTCCAGGCGGCTCCCACCAAGGTTCAGGtcaccaccgccgacggcaccgcccCGCTGTTCTCGGGCAACCCGTGCGACTCGAAGAAGCACGAGGTGTGCACGTCGATCCTCCACTCGGAGGAGTACCGGCACTCCAAGTACCCGACGATGTCCGACTGCGCCGCCGACAAGTTCAccctcaccgtcgccgtcgacgagcccgGAAGCAAGGTGCACTACATGGCAGttgcggacgcgacggattactcgtccgcgaacgcggcgcccgtcaccgACCCTACCCTGGAGCAGATCAAGGCTGGCGTCGACTACACCGACGTTCGAACGAGCGCTTCGGTGACCAAGCTCGCGGCTGGGTCGATCACCGCGACCCTGGCGGGTACCGAatacgacgtcgacgtcaccTTCACCGCCCCGAGCACCGGGTACTACTCGGTGTTTGTCGCCACCGAGGGACCCAACggcaacctcggcgacggagacgtccggcggacggcgagggtcCAGCCCACCAAGCTCGCGCCCTGCTTCGTCtcgaacctcggcggcgtctccgtgACGACCGAGACTGTGCGCTGGACCGCCACGGACgactcgctcgtcgcgaagATGCACCTGacctcccccgccgtcgtGTCCTACGTCCTTCTGCGGAAGggttccccggcgccgagcccgacgcaGATCCTCAACGGCAAGGACAGCGCCGGTAACTCGCCCGCATGTTACGACTACgtgaacctcgcggcgccgagaaaCAACGTCCGGTGCTTCTTCGCGGATAACTCCAAGACGGACACCGCGGGCAGCACCGACTGCACCGCGGACGGCTACGGCACCACCACCGACGACACCACCGCGTGCACAATCGCTACTTTTGCCAACCTCAGCAACGCGGTTGAATACGACTTTTACGCTGTGGCGACGCACGTCAACGGCACGGTGAAGAGTGACGAGACTGGGCCGGATTCGACGACGGGTACCCCGATTTACTACGGCGAGTTCACGCGGGTTCCGGTCAAGAGCacggggcggacgacggaCTCGGTGCCGCCGTTTTTCAAGTCGAGCTTCCCAAAGGTCAAGGCGATCAAGGGCAACGAGGCTGTGCTCGAGGTGCGGCTGAACGAGCCCGGAACCGTGTACTgggtcgtcgacgagaacaccgccgcggacccgaccCCGGCGCAGGTCAAGGCGGGCACGGATTCGAACGATAACGCcacggcgctcatcgcgaagGGCAGCATCGCCATGCCGACGGTCATCTCCAAGACGCCGAATTACGCCCCGTACAACGTGACGATAACCGGCCTCAAGCCCAAGTCCATGTACAACGTCCACatcatcgccgaggacgacgattcgGGCGATTACGGCGGCAACCTGCAGACCGCGATCACCACCGTCGCGTTCACGTCGGCTTCCACCGACGCGcacctcggcggcctcgtcgcgagggtcGTCAACGGAGGCGACTCCGCCAACCTGGGTTTGGTGCCGCCGTTTAAGCAGTCAATCACCTATTACGCCGTGTTCGTCAACGTCACCACGAGCACCGTGCAGCTGACTCCCATCTCCAACGACACCGAGAGCATCGGGAAGATCAAGGTTAACggcacggcgagggcgtcgcagAGCGAGTTCGCCGTGACCGTCCCTCACGGCAAGACCATCTACGAGTTTGAggtcaccgccggcgacggcgtgaccAAAAAGATTTACCACCTCGGCATAACCCGCGCCGTGGACTCGACGGTGACCAACTCGTCGCTGGTGCTCTTGCAGGTGaagtacgacgacgacaccatCGTTAACTCGACGCAAATGGGGGGACGGACGTGGCCCAAGTGCGTCAAGGGGTGCGACAGCAACGCCCCCGCGAGGTGTTCGTCCGCCAACCCGCAGTGCGTCATGGACTCGCGACTCACGCGGTACTCTGTTCGAATTCCAAACAGGGTCCAATCCATAacggtcgaggcggagacggcggagagcggcgcgagcgtgatGATGTACACGCAGGGCAGCACGGGCGTGGACTACCCCGGCGGCCTGCCCGGGTACACCACGGGCAAGTCCCTGTCCTCGCATCCGAAGATTGACCTGAGCGCGCTGTCGGCTCGGGGCGGATCGGAATTTCACCTGGTGGTCacagccgccgacggcgtcacgAAGACGAcgtacgtcgtcgccatcgagcGGTACGGGCCGGGCGTCTACACCGGCTGGAAGCCCGTGGTGcccacgacggcgatgagggGGGATCGATACGGCGAGCTctacggcgcggacgacccgTTGACGACTCgagtcggcgtcgatccGTCGGTTCGCGACCTCAACGTCATCCCCGCCATCGACATCGTCCCGCCCCGGTGGGTCAGCTCCTACCCGCGAACCTACCAGggatcggcgtcgacggagcTGGACCTCGTGGTACAGCTGGACGAGCCGGGCGTGGTGTATTACCTCATCCTGCCGGACACGGCtagggcgccgacggcgagggaggtgaAGGAGGGGACGTCGCTGagaggcgacgcggtgaaggcGGGCAACGTGACGTCGCTGCGGTCGCTCACGCaggagacgacggcgagcgtgGGGGGgctgacggcgtcgacggcgtacGACGTGTGGTTCgtggcggaggacgacgcgaaggaccTGCAGCTGGCGCCCAAGCCGAACCTGCAGGTGTCCCCGGTCAAGGTGGACTTCTCCACGGCGAGCTGA
- a CDS encoding glycosyltransferase family 4 protein (related to a-glycosyltransferases): protein MGSRSIRLIGALCILLTIPPVGARAPTILPDADGRTPLDAPTDGRACHGPHIELGVGVGCDFSGFFTEALGLHVALAARGTCVRTPTLSRCEPALRGLLTPHEREAASTAGRFQDDASQPDVDVRWHNGEDAPCPWERDSVREAEARGTLAVLRSMTEKVVLSDTLRRCCALVHETWVPTEWHRKLYRREGCPNARALPEAVDDRIFRGKIPGDGDSVRSDSGADSGASLRDSKKTVFLSVFQWQHRKGPDALLKAYWNAFDAKDDVVLRIRAKVPGWAHNPFRTANDGVKHWARALWNTSPGKLAAVEVIEVKDGEDVTREQMASMYRSAHAFVLPSRGEGWCLPCAEAMASGTLLIASDFSGTTAFADSTNSLPVQCVVINAQKGCEPDVEGLAWRLRWTHDHRAEAAALGTKGADDIRVKFGMSAVATLWAEEGRRGLGRFDARRLVDVD from the coding sequence ATGGGATCGCGGTCGATCCGCCTCATCGGCGCCCTCTGTATCCTCCTCACGATCCCACCGGTAGGCGCCAGAGCGCCGACGAtcctccccgacgccgacggccgcACCCCTCTCGACGCCCCGaccgacggacgcgcgtgCCACGGCCCGCACATCGAGCTGGGCGTGGGCGTGGGCTGCGACTTCTCCGGCTTCTTCACCGAGGCCCTGGGTCtccacgtcgcgctcgcggcacGGGGCACGTGCGTCAGGACCCCGACGCTGAGCCGATGCGAGCCCGCCCTGCGCGGGCTCCTCACcccgcacgagcgcgaggcggcgtccaccgcggggagGTTCCAGGACGATGCGTCGCAgccggacgtggacgtgcgcTGGCAcaacggcgaggacgcgccgtgCCCGTGGGAGAGGGACTCGGttcgcgaggcggaggcgcgcgggacgctGGCGGTGCTCAGGAGCATGACCGAGAAGGTGGTGCTGAGCGACACGCTGCGGCGGTGCTGCGCCCTGGTGCACGAGACGTGGGTGCCCACCGAGTGGCACAGGAAACTGTACCGGCGCGAGGGGTGCCCcaacgcgagggcgctcccggaggcggtggacgaccgGATATTCCGGGGTAAGAtccccggggacggcgacTCGGTTCGTTCAGACTCGGGTGCCGACTCGGGTGCCAGCCTTCGTGACTCGAAGAAGACGGTGTTCCTGAGCGTGTTCCAGTGGCAACACCGCAAGGGACCGGATGCGCTCCTCAAGGCGTACTGGAACGCGTTTGACGCCAAAGACGACGTGGTCCTTCGAATTCGCGCCAAGGTTCCCGGCTGGGCGCACAACCCGTTCAggaccgcgaacgacggggtGAAGCactgggcgagggcgctgtggaacacgtcgccgggaaagctcgcggcggtggaggtcATCGAGGTTAAAGACGGGGAAGACGTCACCCGGGAGCAAATGGCTTCGATGTACAGGTCAGCGCACGCCTTCGTGTTACCCTCGAGGGGCGAGGGTTGGTGCCTGCcgtgcgccgaggcgatggcCAGCGGGACGCTGCTCATCGCCAGCGACTTCAGCGGCACGACCGCCTTCGCGGACAGCACGAACTCGCTGCCGGTGCAGTGCGTGGTGATCAACGCTCAAAAGGGATGCGAGCCCGACGTGGAGGGGCTGGCGTGGCGGCTTCGGTGGACGCACGaccaccgcgcggaggcggcggcgctcgggacgaagggcgccgacgacatTCGCGTCAAGTTTGGCatgtccgcggtggcgacgttgtgggcggaggaggggAGGAGGGGGCTCGGGAGGTTCGACGCTCGGCGGCTGGTAGACGTGGACTAG
- a CDS encoding predicted protein encodes MAVDLFKIGLYLNALEAVFAIQFWAVAVPQLSFIPLIPPVTDLTWLPSVASSDGGRALIAWYGAVHFGNGLASILILKNEGGKAPKWYALSFGLAQLLIAVFCAIEPMKNATGVFPIGSLFHGAAGVALLSPIWRPLLDKATGAPVKTRSGRKSRTPKRYQ; translated from the coding sequence ATGGCGGTCGACCTCTTCAAGATTGGCCTCTACCTCAACGCCCTCGAGGCGGTGTTCGCCATTCAGTTTTGGGCCGTTGCCGTCCCTCAGCTGAGCTTCATCCCGCTAATTCCTCCGGTCACCGATTTGACTTGGCTCCCTTCCGTCGCATCCTCGGACGGCGGAAGGGCGCTCATCGCGTGGTACGGCGCCGTCCACTTCGGCAACGGCCTCGCGAGTATCCTCATCCTCAAGAACGAGGGCGGAAAGGCTCCAAAGTGGTACGCGCTTTCCTTCGGGCTGGCGCAGCTCCTCATCGCCGTCTTCTGCGCAATTGAACCCATGAAGAATGCGACTGGCGTGTTCCCGATTGGCTCGCTcttccacggcgccgccggcgtcgcactCCTCTCCCCGATCTGGCGACCCCTCCTCGACAAGGCCACCGGCGCCCCCGTGAAGACCAGAAGCGGCCGCAAGTCCAGGACACCCAAGAGGTACCAGTGa
- a CDS encoding predicted protein gives GSDSGGHQAEEAGRAGCSGGRHAPERGGCPGRAGARRGHAGAARGRNRVADGAQGQGAPRSHRARQAGKGAGAREHAPPGGAEGPARRQGHGGRADRHAREDQRGIGRGWRPGRPQDRDATQECHGRRRLV, from the coding sequence GGATCCGACTCTGGAGGCCATCAAGCAGAAGAGGCTGGCCGAGCTGGGTGCTCAGGAGGGCGGCATGCCCCagagcgcggaggatgccCAGGCCGcgcaggagcgcgccgaggccatgcaggagcagcgcgcggccgcAATCGCGTCGCTGATGGAGCCCAAGGCCAGGGAGCGCCTCGCTCgcatcgcgctcgtcaaGCCGGAAaaggcgcaggcgctcgagaaCATGCTCCTCCAGGCGGCGCAGAGGGGCCAGCTCGGCGGCAAGGTCACGGAGGACGCGCTGATCGGCATGCTCGAGAAGATCAACGGGGGATCgggcgagggtggcggccggggcggcccCAAGATCGAGATGCGACGCAGGAATgtcatggacgacgacgattggTGA
- a CDS encoding predicted protein has product MSALAYLRSQAAEARASGEKPYSLFMVSPERVLGMKRAAEPFRSVEDGGDAETYRYAKTPRTAVKTESRYNLRSKTPTTMMKSMNKLGLYVPPAMRNPKDPETDGTVQKTEGRKVGFAIPAPRVEVYKSSNRENHPPGFGPSSNNVEGAPSAKELPTPKPAPLAAICRNAAVASRKRSSTADVGGKPGVNSSEAGGGARRGSRSRGGRGRSGSSTRTVTVVIPKASAGPR; this is encoded by the exons atgagcgcgctcgcgtacCTGCGGTCGCAGGCGGCCGAGGCAAGAGCCTCGGGGGAGAAGCCCTACTCACTCTTCATGGTGTCCCCCGAGCGCGTGCTCGGCATGAAGcgagccgcggag CCGTTCAGGAGCGtcgaagacggcggcgacgcggagactTATCGCTACGCCAAGACGCCGAGAACCGCGGTCAAGACG GAGTCGAGGTACAACCTCAGGTCCAAGACGCCCACGACGATGATGAAGTCGATGAACAAGCTCGGACTCTACGTGCCCCCCGCGATGAGAAACCCCAAGGATCCCGAGACGGACGGTACCGTCCAAAAGACTGAAGGAAGGAAGGTTGGATTCgccatccccgcgccgcgcgtcgaggtgtACAAGTCGAGCAACCGCGAGAACCATCCCCCGGGCTTCGGGCCCTCGTCCAATAACGTCGAAGGAGCCCCAtcggcgaaggagctcccgacgcccaagcccgcgcccctcgcggcgatatgcaggaacgcggcggtcgccagCAGGAAGCGATCATCGAcggccgacgtcggcggtaAACCCGGAGTTAACTCGTccgaggccggcggcggcgccaggcGCGGTTCCCGCTctcgaggcgggcggggcaggtcggggtcgtcgacgaggaccgtcaccgtcgtcatCCCCAAGGCCAGCGCGGGGCCCAGGTga